The Fibrobacterota bacterium genome includes a window with the following:
- a CDS encoding SDR family oxidoreductase: protein MKRILVTGGAGFLGSHLCERLVGQGHDVVCMDNFFTGMKRNVEHLRGRGNFELVRHDVTMPIFLEVDQIYNLACPASPIHYQYNPVKTIKTSVMGAINMLGLAKRVKARILQASTSEVYGDPEIHPQKEDYWGHVNPIGLRSCYDEGKRVAETLFFDYKRQNKVDIRVIRIFNTYGPKMHPHDGRVVSNFIVQALQGKDITIYGEGSQTRSFCFVSDLIEGMVRLMEHPTLSGPVNVGNPNEFTIRQLAEQVVAATGSKSKIISKPLPSDDPKQRQPDISLAKKELGWAPTVELKEGLQKTVAYFDKLLSSGENLQDYVRQSQG, encoded by the coding sequence ATGAAGAGGATCCTGGTCACGGGAGGCGCCGGCTTCCTGGGTTCGCATTTGTGCGAGCGGTTGGTAGGGCAAGGCCACGACGTGGTCTGCATGGATAATTTTTTCACCGGCATGAAGCGGAACGTGGAGCACCTGCGCGGCCGCGGCAACTTCGAGCTGGTACGCCACGACGTAACCATGCCCATCTTCCTGGAAGTGGATCAGATCTATAACCTGGCTTGCCCGGCTTCGCCTATCCATTACCAGTACAACCCCGTCAAAACCATCAAGACGAGCGTCATGGGCGCCATCAATATGCTGGGCCTGGCCAAGCGCGTGAAGGCCCGCATCCTCCAGGCATCCACAAGCGAAGTCTACGGAGATCCCGAAATCCATCCGCAGAAGGAGGATTACTGGGGGCACGTGAATCCCATCGGCCTCCGTTCTTGTTACGACGAGGGCAAGCGCGTGGCCGAGACCCTGTTCTTCGATTATAAGCGCCAGAACAAGGTCGACATCCGCGTCATCCGCATTTTCAATACCTACGGGCCTAAGATGCATCCGCACGACGGACGCGTGGTCTCCAACTTCATCGTGCAGGCCTTGCAGGGGAAGGATATCACCATCTATGGCGAAGGGTCCCAGACCCGTTCCTTCTGCTTCGTTTCGGATCTGATCGAGGGCATGGTACGATTGATGGAACATCCCACGCTTTCGGGACCCGTGAACGTGGGCAACCCCAATGAATTCACCATCCGGCAGCTGGCCGAGCAGGTGGTCGCCGCGACCGGATCCAAAAGCAAGATCATCTCCAAGCCCCTGCCCAGCGACGATCCTAAGCAACGGCAGCCGGACATCTCCCTGGCCAAGAAGGAGCTCGGATGGGCTCCCACGGTAGAGCTTAAGGAAGGCTTGCAGAAGACGGTCGCCTATTTCGATAAGCTTCTGTCTTCCGGCGAGAACCTGCAGGACTACGTACGCCAATCCCAAGGGTGA
- the nadC gene encoding carboxylating nicotinate-nucleotide diphosphorylase — protein MPETHAGTLPAFPAEAFDRLLSLAFAEDVGDGDITTLATIPADAAGHARLLCKQAGVIAGLPSIERVFRNRGAHPDIKLMAAEGARIGAGTVVAELRGSLRALLTCERVLLNFLQRFSGIATAAREYADALAGAPTRLLDTRKTPAGYRGLDKYAVAIGGGTNHRMGLYDMVLVKDNHAEACGSVRAAVEKVHALYGGKYTVEAEVRTLAELESLLDAPVDIVLLDNMDDAMLREAIGRVRARAPRLKLEASGNMDLERAKRIREFGLDFISVGALTHSAKALDISLDIERESR, from the coding sequence ATGCCCGAAACCCATGCCGGCACTTTGCCGGCCTTCCCGGCCGAAGCGTTCGATAGGCTCCTCTCCCTGGCTTTCGCCGAGGACGTGGGCGATGGCGACATCACCACCCTGGCCACCATTCCCGCCGATGCCGCCGGCCATGCCCGGCTCTTGTGCAAACAGGCCGGGGTGATCGCGGGGCTGCCCTCGATCGAAAGGGTCTTCCGCAATCGCGGCGCCCATCCCGACATCAAGCTCATGGCCGCGGAAGGCGCCCGCATCGGGGCCGGAACGGTGGTAGCCGAATTGCGGGGCTCCTTGCGGGCTTTGCTGACCTGCGAGCGCGTCCTGCTCAACTTCCTGCAGCGCTTTTCGGGCATCGCCACCGCCGCGCGGGAATATGCCGACGCCTTGGCGGGGGCGCCCACGCGCTTGCTCGACACGCGTAAGACCCCGGCCGGCTACCGGGGATTGGACAAGTACGCGGTCGCCATCGGCGGGGGGACCAACCACCGCATGGGGCTGTACGATATGGTGCTGGTGAAGGACAACCATGCGGAAGCCTGCGGATCGGTGCGCGCGGCGGTGGAAAAGGTCCACGCCCTCTACGGCGGCAAGTATACCGTGGAAGCCGAGGTCCGCACCCTGGCGGAACTGGAAAGCCTGCTGGACGCTCCGGTCGACATCGTGCTGCTCGATAACATGGATGACGCCATGCTGCGCGAGGCCATCGGCAGGGTCCGGGCCCGCGCGCCGCGCCTTAAGCTGGAGGCCAGCGGCAATATGGACTTGGAACGCGCCAAGCGGATCCGCGAGTTCGGCTTGGATTTCATCTCGGTGGGCGCGTTGACGCATAGCGCTAAGGCGCTGGATATCTCGCTGGATATCGAAAGGGAAAGCCGTTGA
- a CDS encoding type III pantothenate kinase, producing the protein MAVPPLDLRLAVDVGNTNTVIGLFDGKRIVRHWRLPTRKDATVDEIALWLRGLLRPEAELAGIRASAMASVVPMLDESWAQALEDVLGAAPEILDWSNCLGLRLEYEIPRQIGADRLANVLGAHALGHKQGVVIDLGTATTYDVFGPDCYFGGIICPGIQSSLRGLAQTASKLSEVELKWIDKAVGTTTDDALRIGMLQGTVGQVEYLLKAIFADKKMRSPSVIATGGLAPLLGGRSRAIHVIEPDLTLIGINHLIDGRSKKRKRKK; encoded by the coding sequence ATGGCCGTCCCTCCCTTGGATCTCCGCTTGGCCGTCGACGTGGGCAACACGAACACCGTCATCGGCCTTTTCGACGGCAAGCGCATCGTCCGCCACTGGCGCTTGCCCACGCGCAAGGACGCCACCGTGGACGAGATCGCCCTTTGGCTGCGCGGTTTGCTGCGTCCCGAGGCTGAGCTTGCCGGCATCCGCGCATCCGCGATGGCTTCGGTGGTGCCGATGCTGGACGAAAGCTGGGCGCAAGCCCTGGAGGACGTGTTGGGCGCCGCCCCGGAAATCCTGGATTGGTCCAATTGCCTGGGACTCCGCCTCGAGTACGAGATTCCCCGGCAGATCGGCGCCGACCGGCTCGCCAACGTGCTGGGCGCCCACGCGCTCGGCCATAAGCAGGGTGTGGTCATCGACCTGGGCACCGCCACCACTTACGACGTTTTCGGGCCGGACTGCTACTTCGGCGGCATCATCTGCCCCGGCATCCAGAGCTCCCTGCGGGGCTTGGCGCAGACGGCGTCCAAGCTTTCCGAGGTGGAGCTCAAGTGGATCGATAAGGCCGTGGGAACCACCACCGATGACGCGTTGCGCATCGGGATGCTGCAAGGCACGGTGGGCCAAGTGGAATACCTGCTTAAGGCGATCTTCGCCGATAAGAAGATGCGCTCGCCTTCGGTGATCGCCACCGGCGGCCTGGCGCCTTTGCTGGGAGGACGCTCCCGCGCCATCCATGTCATCGAACCGGATCTCACCTTGATCGGGATCAATCACCTGATCGACGGACGCTCCAAGAAAAGGAAAAGGAAGAAATGA